A stretch of the Coprobacillus cateniformis genome encodes the following:
- a CDS encoding transposase, which translates to MKHMQHSQSKMQNKIDENLSTPQGKEMKRQRSIQLEGVFGLLKQDIEYTQIRRRGIQNVKKRYI; encoded by the coding sequence ATGAAACATATGCAACATAGCCAATCAAAGATGCAGAATAAAATAGATGAAAACTTATCTACACCACAAGGAAAAGAAATGAAAAGACAAAGAAGTATCCAATTAGAAGGAGTGTTTGGATTACTAAAACAGGATATTGAATATACTCAGATACGAAGAAGAGGAATCCAAAATGTAAAAAAGAGATATATCTAG
- a CDS encoding transposase → MTVIPVDDPVTSFLEVMKGINTNRYFNRLPHRGNQGYDPHMILSVVLFAFMNKVPSLKELEALCKYDIEYMYLANNETSSFYGVPTLYLFTWRIYRRYFL, encoded by the coding sequence TTGACTGTTATTCCTGTTGATGATCCTGTGACATCATTCTTAGAAGTTATGAAAGGAATCAATACAAATAGGTATTTTAATCGATTACCTCATCGTGGTAATCAGGGCTACGACCCTCATATGATATTAAGTGTTGTGTTGTTTGCATTTATGAATAAAGTTCCTAGTCTTAAAGAACTTGAAGCGTTATGTAAATATGATATTGAATACATGTACTTGGCGAATAATGAGACTTCATCTTTTTATGGCGTTCCAACGCTTTATCTCTTCACTTGGAGAATTTATAGAAGATATTTTTTATGA
- a CDS encoding cation-translocating P-type ATPase, translated as MFYQKEVSQVFKECQSNQNGLTDQEVEQRHQQFGYNVLDEKKKESPFVIFLKQFQDLLVIILIIAAIISGVSGQLESTLVIVAVIIVNAILGTVQTLKAEKSLESLKKLSVPKAKVIRNGSIQEIDSTELTIGDIVQIEAGDIISGDGRIIQCSSLQINESALTGEVESVDKITDVIHEKVVVGDQKNMAFSGSLVTNGTGRYIVTSIGMQTEIGKIASMLNEAKERKTPLQKSLDEFSGKLSIGIMIICVIVLCLNLFLAKQSLLDSLMIAVALAVAAIPEALSSIVTIVLSMSTQKMVKENAIIKNLNSVESLGCVSVICSDKTGTLTQNKMTPQTIYFYDQLMNISDLDSRHHDHSVLLKSCILCNNAVINDEQRIGDPTELALIDLVNEYTQNDAEFKNTAVRKYELPFDSDRKLMSVSSLNHIYTKGAPDVIIKRCTSILINGRKEVLSKRHIDAIHKENQRCAHNGLRVLGFAYKDFNGSQIKLDDEHDLTFIGLISLMDPPRVESASAVEKCKLAGIKPIMITGDHVVTARSIAKKIGIYEDGDLSIDGQELDHMTENELDEKLTHISVYARVAPEHKIRIVKAWQKRGDIVAMTGDGVNDAPALKQSDIGVAMGITGTEVSKDAASMILTDDNFSTIVKAVITGRNVYRNIKNSINYLLSGNFAGILCVLIASLLLLPTPFFPVHLLFMNLITDSLPAIAIGMEASRNDVLKEKPRNSQDSILNKNTISQITYEGIVIAICTMCAYLMGLKGDPLTASTMAFATICLARLLHGFNCRSDQPLTKIGLLSNKSSVYAFLIGFALLHVILFVPVMHSLFMIHSISIIQLLCIYGFALIPTFIIQAKKMFVK; from the coding sequence ATGTTTTATCAAAAAGAAGTCAGTCAGGTTTTTAAAGAATGTCAGTCAAATCAAAATGGTTTAACTGATCAAGAGGTTGAACAACGTCATCAGCAATTTGGCTATAATGTGCTTGATGAAAAGAAAAAAGAAAGTCCTTTTGTGATTTTCTTGAAACAATTTCAAGATTTATTAGTTATTATTTTAATTATTGCCGCTATTATTTCAGGTGTTAGTGGGCAATTAGAAAGTACACTTGTTATTGTGGCAGTTATTATTGTGAATGCTATTTTAGGAACAGTGCAAACTCTAAAAGCAGAGAAATCACTAGAAAGTTTAAAGAAACTTTCAGTTCCTAAAGCCAAGGTCATTCGTAATGGCAGCATTCAAGAAATTGATTCTACTGAATTGACAATTGGTGATATCGTTCAGATTGAAGCTGGAGATATTATCAGTGGTGATGGCCGTATTATTCAATGTTCTTCATTACAAATTAATGAAAGTGCATTAACTGGAGAAGTGGAAAGTGTTGATAAGATCACTGATGTCATTCATGAAAAAGTCGTTGTTGGTGATCAAAAGAATATGGCCTTTTCTGGAAGTTTGGTGACAAATGGAACGGGACGTTATATTGTCACAAGTATTGGAATGCAAACAGAAATTGGGAAAATTGCTTCTATGCTTAATGAAGCTAAAGAAAGAAAAACACCACTACAAAAAAGTTTAGATGAATTTAGTGGTAAACTCTCTATTGGGATTATGATCATTTGTGTGATTGTATTATGTCTAAATCTTTTTTTAGCAAAACAGTCTTTACTTGATTCTTTAATGATTGCTGTTGCATTAGCAGTTGCAGCAATTCCTGAAGCATTAAGTTCTATTGTTACAATTGTATTGTCTATGAGTACACAAAAAATGGTCAAAGAAAATGCTATTATTAAAAATTTAAACTCAGTTGAGAGTTTAGGTTGTGTCTCTGTTATTTGTAGTGATAAAACAGGAACACTTACACAAAATAAGATGACTCCACAAACAATTTATTTTTATGATCAATTGATGAATATTTCTGATTTAGATAGTCGTCATCATGATCATAGTGTCTTATTAAAATCATGTATTCTTTGTAATAATGCAGTTATCAATGATGAACAAAGAATCGGTGATCCAACTGAATTAGCATTAATTGATTTAGTTAATGAATATACCCAAAATGATGCAGAATTTAAAAATACCGCAGTTAGAAAATATGAGTTACCTTTTGATTCTGATCGAAAACTTATGAGTGTTTCTTCACTCAATCATATTTACACAAAAGGTGCTCCTGATGTCATTATTAAAAGATGTACATCTATCTTGATTAATGGTCGAAAAGAAGTTCTTTCTAAAAGACATATCGATGCTATTCACAAAGAAAACCAGCGATGTGCTCATAATGGTTTACGTGTTTTAGGTTTTGCATATAAAGATTTTAATGGATCTCAAATCAAACTCGATGATGAACATGATTTAACATTTATTGGTTTAATTTCCTTAATGGATCCTCCAAGAGTAGAAAGTGCGTCAGCCGTTGAAAAATGTAAATTGGCTGGAATTAAACCAATTATGATTACTGGTGATCATGTTGTTACAGCAAGAAGTATTGCTAAAAAAATTGGTATTTATGAAGATGGGGACTTATCAATTGATGGTCAAGAACTTGACCATATGACTGAAAATGAACTAGATGAAAAGTTAACACATATCAGTGTTTACGCTCGAGTTGCTCCAGAACATAAAATTAGAATTGTGAAAGCATGGCAAAAACGTGGTGATATTGTTGCAATGACTGGTGATGGTGTCAATGATGCTCCTGCTTTAAAGCAAAGTGATATTGGTGTGGCAATGGGAATTACAGGAACAGAGGTTTCAAAAGATGCTGCGAGTATGATCTTAACTGATGATAACTTCTCAACAATCGTTAAAGCTGTTATCACTGGACGAAATGTTTATCGCAATATTAAGAATTCTATTAATTATTTGTTATCTGGGAATTTTGCTGGTATCCTCTGTGTTTTAATTGCATCATTGCTCTTATTACCTACTCCTTTCTTTCCAGTGCATCTCTTGTTTATGAACTTGATTACTGACTCTTTACCTGCTATTGCTATTGGTATGGAAGCGAGTCGTAATGATGTATTAAAAGAAAAACCAAGAAACTCTCAAGATTCTATTTTGAATAAGAATACAATTTCTCAGATTACTTATGAAGGTATTGTTATTGCGATTTGTACAATGTGTGCTTACTTAATGGGTTTAAAAGGTGATCCTTTAACAGCTTCAACAATGGCTTTTGCGACAATTTGTTTAGCTCGTTTACTACATGGTTTCAACTGTCGTAGTGACCAGCCATTAACAAAGATTGGACTCTTATCAAATAAATCTAGTGTTTATGCTTTCTTAATTGGATTTGCATTACTTCATGTGATTTTATTTGTTCCAGTTATGCATAGTTTATTCATGATTCATAGTATTTCAATTATTCAACTCTTATGCATTTATGGTTTTGCACTCATTCCTACATTCATCATTCAAGCTAAGAAAATGTTTGTAAAATAG
- a CDS encoding RNA polymerase sigma factor, with translation MTNKELEEIIKLAVEGDKKALEIVISDIQDFVFNLSLRMLGTIADAQDATQDILIKVITHLSSFHYASQFNTWVYRIATHYLIDYKKSMFAKYPLDFDYYANDIRAGYIEDHEEIRMGMSQEELAKELKLSCTNVMLQCLDGQTRCVFILGTMFQIDSRMAAEILDMTPENYRQKLSRARKKMAKFLSENCGLSETGCCDCQKRVCYAIESHRLDPKNLEYQKLPRLEQSLLEDYMDSMMVFEDKMPVFEELPKYQCPSVVKAFIQDIMNSTHMKKMKQY, from the coding sequence ATGACAAATAAAGAATTAGAAGAAATTATTAAATTAGCAGTAGAAGGAGATAAAAAAGCATTAGAAATAGTTATATCAGATATTCAAGATTTTGTTTTTAACCTTTCACTAAGAATGTTAGGAACAATTGCTGATGCTCAAGATGCAACCCAAGATATATTAATAAAAGTGATAACTCATTTATCATCATTTCATTATGCTTCACAATTTAATACATGGGTTTATCGTATAGCAACCCATTATTTAATTGATTATAAAAAATCAATGTTTGCAAAATATCCTTTAGACTTTGACTATTATGCGAATGATATACGTGCTGGTTATATAGAAGATCATGAAGAAATAAGAATGGGTATGAGTCAAGAAGAACTAGCTAAAGAATTAAAATTATCTTGTACAAATGTGATGTTACAATGCTTAGATGGACAAACACGATGTGTATTTATATTAGGAACGATGTTTCAAATAGATAGTCGTATGGCTGCTGAAATATTAGATATGACTCCTGAAAACTATCGCCAGAAATTATCACGTGCAAGAAAGAAAATGGCAAAATTTTTAAGTGAAAATTGTGGCTTAAGTGAAACGGGTTGTTGTGATTGTCAAAAACGAGTATGTTATGCTATTGAGTCTCATCGTTTAGATCCTAAAAATTTAGAATATCAGAAATTACCACGACTAGAACAATCATTATTAGAGGATTACATGGACTCTATGATGGTTTTTGAAGACAAAATGCCAGTTTTTGAAGAATTACCAAAATATCAATGTCCATCTGTAGTGAAAGCATTTATCCAAGATATTATGAATTCAACACATATGAAAAAAATGAAACAATACTAG
- a CDS encoding aspartate/glutamate racemase family protein, with product MKTIGLIGGMSWESTVSYYRIINEEIKKQLGGLHSAKVVLYSVDFAEIEKCQAEGDWCKSARILTEAAQSLEKAGADYICICTNTMHKVVTLIQQGIHIPIIHIAEATAQKLQQEHIQKVALLGTKYTMTQMFYKQKLIDAKIDVLVPSESDIEIVNNIIYNELCLGVISNDSKEKYIKIIKDLVLQGAQGVILGCTEIGLLIHQEDMSIPVFDTTQIHAQKAAIMAIENSYVKEKNK from the coding sequence ATGAAAACGATTGGTTTAATTGGAGGTATGAGTTGGGAAAGTACAGTTTCATATTATCGAATTATTAATGAAGAAATAAAAAAACAATTAGGTGGATTACATTCCGCAAAGGTTGTTTTATATAGTGTAGATTTTGCAGAAATTGAAAAATGTCAAGCAGAAGGGGACTGGTGTAAAAGTGCCAGAATTTTAACTGAAGCTGCTCAGAGTTTAGAAAAAGCAGGGGCTGATTATATTTGTATTTGTACAAATACTATGCATAAAGTTGTTACGCTTATTCAACAAGGAATACATATTCCAATTATCCATATTGCAGAGGCAACTGCTCAAAAACTTCAACAGGAGCATATTCAAAAAGTCGCTTTGTTAGGAACAAAGTATACAATGACACAAATGTTTTATAAACAAAAACTTATTGATGCAAAAATTGATGTTCTTGTTCCTAGTGAATCTGATATTGAGATTGTTAATAATATTATCTATAATGAGTTGTGTCTAGGTGTTATCTCCAATGATTCAAAAGAAAAGTATATAAAAATTATTAAAGATCTCGTATTACAAGGAGCACAGGGGGTTATTTTAGGTTGTACAGAAATAGGATTATTAATTCATCAAGAGGATATGAGTATTCCTGTTTTTGATACGACTCAAATTCATGCTCAAAAAGCAGCTATAATGGCTATCGAAAACTCATATGTAAAGGAGAAAAACAAATGA
- a CDS encoding GNAT family N-acetyltransferase has translation MICKTKRLYLRELEQDDFRDLAEILQDPEVVYAYEHHFSDNDVQEWLDRQFMRYAKYGYGLWAIVLQTTGEMIGQAGLTMQPYQNQDILEVGYLLKKRFWHNGYALEAVHECIQYAFHTLNQNKVYAIIKADNEPSIQVAKRLGMKKEDEFITQYYHGDMLHYLFSCENKIEEERLS, from the coding sequence ATGATTTGCAAAACAAAGCGTTTATATTTACGAGAACTTGAGCAAGATGATTTTAGAGATCTTGCTGAAATATTACAAGATCCAGAAGTTGTTTATGCTTATGAACATCATTTTTCTGATAATGATGTACAGGAATGGCTTGATCGGCAATTCATGAGATATGCCAAATATGGATATGGATTATGGGCCATTGTTTTACAGACGACTGGAGAAATGATTGGTCAAGCTGGATTAACAATGCAGCCTTATCAAAACCAAGACATATTAGAGGTAGGCTATTTATTAAAAAAGAGGTTTTGGCATAATGGTTATGCTTTAGAAGCAGTTCATGAATGTATACAATATGCATTTCATACTTTGAATCAAAACAAGGTTTACGCTATTATAAAGGCTGATAATGAACCATCTATTCAAGTTGCAAAACGCTTAGGTATGAAAAAAGAGGATGAATTCATAACTCAGTATTATCATGGTGATATGTTGCATTATCTTTTTTCGTGTGAAAATAAAATTGAGGAGGAAAGGTTATCATGA
- a CDS encoding transglycosylase domain-containing protein, which produces MIELKTFVKWVRRVIITGMVFVMVIYGVSYMMAAPQLGQGHYIKLYDQSEKLFYQSNQQSNDIALKDVSKDFLASIVAIEDHRFYSHRGFDPIGILRAVKANVLEGGKSEGASTITQQYARLMFLTNEKTWSRKITEAFLTTRLEAHYDKDTILQGYINTVYFGHGIYGIKNASRYYFNKDPKNLDLNEATMLAGVVNGPEYFSPFKNMTRAKERQKLVLDQLVNEKYITQDKANQIYKTPFQLNKDPSSALTLSYPYYKDAVIKELEELGFYKESYINQGLNVQTTLNPTVQDKLNQTVDNQMKDKEELEISSMIVDSHDAGVLALVGGKDYATSQFNRATSAKRQIGSTMKPLLYYIALENGFTPTTKFKSEPTTFQLDSGKTYAPTNFNKKYANSDITLAQAIAVSDNIYAVKTHMFLGEQALVNALSKFGFTHVSPHPSLALGTLNTNIYSLANIYTTFANEGTYNDVHTITKITNDHGDILYERKNKDEQLLNKETCLILNQLLTAPFNKAFNTYTSATMSAYPTKTTFAVKTGSTSYDSLCAGFNPNYTILSWVGYDDNREMTMATDSKIPKVIFQTMANELQKDESWYKPTEKLQQIPINPISGEYQENGVVYWFKNN; this is translated from the coding sequence GTGATAGAGTTGAAAACTTTTGTCAAATGGGTTCGTAGAGTTATCATTACTGGAATGGTTTTTGTAATGGTTATATATGGTGTAAGTTATATGATGGCTGCCCCACAACTTGGACAAGGTCATTATATTAAATTATATGATCAAAGCGAGAAATTATTTTATCAATCTAATCAGCAGAGTAATGATATTGCATTAAAAGATGTTTCCAAAGACTTTTTAGCAAGTATTGTAGCAATTGAAGATCATCGTTTTTATTCTCATAGAGGTTTTGACCCAATTGGTATTTTACGTGCAGTTAAGGCGAATGTTCTTGAAGGTGGAAAATCAGAAGGTGCAAGTACGATTACACAACAATATGCTCGATTGATGTTTTTAACTAATGAAAAAACATGGTCAAGAAAAATTACAGAAGCTTTTTTAACAACCAGATTAGAAGCTCATTATGATAAAGATACAATTCTACAAGGTTATATAAATACAGTTTATTTTGGTCATGGGATTTATGGGATTAAAAATGCATCCCGTTATTATTTTAATAAAGATCCTAAAAATTTAGATTTAAATGAAGCAACAATGTTAGCTGGTGTTGTGAATGGACCAGAATATTTTTCTCCATTTAAAAATATGACAAGAGCCAAAGAACGCCAAAAACTTGTTTTAGATCAATTGGTTAATGAAAAATATATAACTCAAGATAAGGCCAATCAGATTTATAAAACACCATTTCAACTAAATAAAGATCCTTCATCTGCACTTACTCTTTCTTACCCTTATTATAAAGATGCTGTTATTAAAGAATTGGAAGAATTAGGATTTTATAAAGAAAGTTATATTAATCAAGGATTAAATGTACAAACAACATTAAATCCAACTGTTCAAGATAAACTTAATCAAACAGTAGATAATCAAATGAAAGATAAAGAGGAATTAGAAATCTCAAGTATGATCGTAGACAGTCATGATGCTGGAGTGCTGGCATTAGTTGGGGGTAAAGATTATGCAACTTCTCAATTTAATCGTGCAACAAGTGCAAAACGCCAAATCGGTTCAACTATGAAGCCACTTCTTTATTATATTGCCTTAGAAAATGGATTTACTCCAACAACAAAATTTAAAAGTGAGCCAACAACTTTTCAATTAGATAGTGGTAAAACATACGCTCCAACCAATTTTAATAAGAAATATGCCAATAGTGATATTACACTAGCTCAAGCAATTGCTGTCAGTGATAATATTTACGCTGTAAAAACACATATGTTTTTAGGAGAGCAGGCTCTTGTAAATGCTCTGTCAAAATTTGGATTTACACATGTTTCTCCACATCCATCTTTGGCTTTAGGAACTTTAAATACAAATATCTATTCATTAGCAAATATCTATACAACCTTTGCTAATGAGGGAACATATAATGATGTTCATACAATTACAAAAATAACAAATGATCATGGAGATATCTTGTATGAACGTAAAAATAAAGATGAACAGTTATTGAACAAAGAGACTTGTTTAATTCTCAATCAACTTTTGACTGCACCATTCAATAAAGCATTTAATACTTATACTTCTGCAACAATGTCTGCTTATCCAACCAAAACAACCTTTGCAGTCAAAACAGGTTCTACATCATATGATTCACTTTGCGCAGGCTTTAATCCTAATTACACTATTCTCAGTTGGGTTGGCTATGATGATAATCGTGAAATGACTATGGCTACAGATTCTAAAATTCCAAAAGTTATCTTTCAAACAATGGCTAATGAACTTCAAAAAGATGAATCTTGGTATAAACCTACAGAAAAACTTCAACAGATTCCTATCAATCCCATCAGTGGTGAATATCAGGAAAATGGTGTTGTTTACTGGTTCAAAAATAATTAA
- a CDS encoding cysteine hydrolase family protein translates to MNYDAMIIIDMQTALINEHPFNERKVISNIQELISLCRMQNIPLIYIRHDGGTGDELEKGTEGWEIHKALAPSQEDCIIDKKYNSAFRQTVLREYLENLNAKKIIMCGMQTEYCFDVSCKVAFEYGYEVTIPKDTTTTFDNDFTSGEKLARYYEEKIWNHRYANVLSIDEIRDTM, encoded by the coding sequence ATGAATTATGATGCTATGATTATTATTGATATGCAGACAGCTTTAATCAATGAACATCCATTTAATGAAAGAAAGGTGATTTCAAATATTCAGGAACTTATCTCTCTGTGTAGAATGCAGAATATTCCTCTTATCTATATTCGTCATGATGGAGGAACTGGTGATGAATTAGAGAAAGGGACTGAAGGTTGGGAAATACATAAAGCCCTTGCTCCTAGTCAAGAGGATTGTATTATTGATAAAAAATATAACAGTGCTTTTAGACAAACAGTTTTACGTGAATATTTAGAAAATTTAAATGCTAAAAAAATTATCATGTGTGGTATGCAAACAGAATATTGTTTTGATGTTTCTTGCAAGGTTGCATTTGAATATGGATATGAAGTGACAATTCCTAAAGATACCACAACAACTTTTGATAATGATTTTACAAGTGGTGAGAAATTAGCTCGTTATTATGAAGAAAAAATTTGGAATCATAGATATGCAAATGTATTATCAATCGATGAAATAAGAGATACTATGTAG
- a CDS encoding DedA family protein, producing MQDWIMFVMEEYGYISLFLLMIIENVFPPIPSEVILTFAGFMTSMTYLSIPGVIIVGSCGSFLGGFILYYLGRLLTPERLERLLESRWAKWLHFHKQDVEKTQNWFLKHGKKAVFFGRLVPMIRSLISIPAGMAQMPFMSYSLYTLLGTLLWDTLLVLAGTYLGQQWTLISTFMSEYDLVWKVILIGLVIFWFVRKKLR from the coding sequence ATGCAGGATTGGATTATGTTTGTCATGGAGGAGTATGGTTATATCAGTCTGTTTTTGTTGATGATTATCGAAAATGTGTTTCCACCTATTCCTTCTGAAGTTATATTAACATTTGCTGGTTTTATGACATCAATGACTTATTTATCGATTCCAGGGGTTATTATTGTAGGGTCATGTGGTTCATTTTTAGGTGGATTTATTCTTTATTATTTAGGTCGTTTATTGACACCAGAAAGATTAGAAAGGCTTTTAGAAAGTCGATGGGCTAAATGGTTACATTTCCACAAACAGGATGTTGAGAAAACTCAGAATTGGTTTTTAAAACATGGTAAAAAAGCAGTTTTTTTTGGGCGTCTTGTTCCAATGATTAGAAGTCTTATTTCGATTCCTGCTGGGATGGCCCAAATGCCTTTTATGAGTTATTCACTATATACACTTTTAGGAACACTTTTATGGGATACTTTACTTGTTTTGGCTGGAACATATTTAGGTCAACAATGGACCCTTATTTCGACATTTATGAGTGAATATGATTTGGTTTGGAAGGTTATTCTTATTGGTTTGGTTATTTTTTGGTTTGTGAGAAAAAAATTACGTTAA
- a CDS encoding DUF1934 family protein has product MYQTKNIHYKSIFKQDGQSETIEYKSKGILHVGQKTQLSFDTKEGTIEITYGKEGIILKHGISMLKFDFDKEVWNQYQLPYGLVPLKTKLLKFEANEDRIKMKYDLYDQNGLISTAYILITMIPYSFQEEL; this is encoded by the coding sequence ATGTATCAAACAAAAAATATCCACTATAAGTCTATTTTTAAACAAGATGGGCAAAGTGAAACTATAGAATACAAATCTAAAGGTATTCTTCATGTAGGTCAAAAGACACAACTCAGTTTTGACACAAAAGAGGGAACAATTGAAATAACATATGGAAAAGAAGGAATTATTTTAAAACATGGCATATCTATGTTGAAATTTGATTTTGATAAGGAAGTTTGGAATCAATATCAACTTCCTTATGGCTTGGTTCCTTTAAAAACAAAGTTATTAAAATTCGAGGCTAATGAAGATCGCATAAAAATGAAATATGATTTATATGACCAGAATGGTCTTATATCAACAGCTTATATCTTAATAACAATGATTCCATATAGTTTCCAGGAGGAACTATGA
- a CDS encoding putative glycoside hydrolase, translating to MSHTYTLQLHTGSFVHQMHTFDEIKEKAERIIKKLKISDIILGWNTDEKLNQQLVSYFHEKGIRVLLWLPVLSETDQLKNITMITTVNGTQGERVNVIEHESFSFSCPGTQQNIDHVISIYEEYFSDIPFDGVFIDKIRFPSFANGYEEGFGCFCQSCQEKLTGVDLDEIKLLIHNHDHSLLAGQYDKEGIYHFDHQEVDAFYKQRANIITDYIIALTTYFSSRHLIVGADIYAPFLAYHVGQNTKKISEVVDFIKPMMYRYTEAPAGMRYEYQAYVQHFDDSKCFRDYWDDDPASDESIKKQLEFLSNLPTHVFPGIEINPIDGICSTDQSKLKQNLELFKDYSIISLCWDLMQMDETFLNIL from the coding sequence ATGAGTCATACTTACACATTACAACTTCATACAGGTAGTTTTGTTCATCAGATGCATACGTTTGATGAAATCAAAGAAAAGGCTGAACGGATAATAAAGAAACTGAAAATCAGTGATATCATATTAGGGTGGAATACTGATGAAAAATTGAATCAACAATTGGTTTCTTATTTTCATGAGAAGGGGATAAGAGTCTTATTATGGCTACCTGTTTTATCTGAAACAGACCAACTTAAAAACATAACAATGATAACAACAGTGAATGGAACGCAAGGTGAAAGGGTTAATGTTATTGAACATGAAAGTTTTTCTTTTTCTTGTCCAGGAACTCAACAAAATATTGATCATGTCATTAGCATTTATGAAGAGTATTTTTCTGATATTCCTTTTGATGGAGTATTTATTGATAAAATACGCTTCCCATCTTTTGCAAATGGATATGAAGAAGGTTTTGGCTGTTTTTGTCAATCATGTCAAGAGAAACTGACTGGAGTTGATTTAGATGAAATAAAATTATTAATTCATAATCATGACCATTCACTTTTAGCTGGTCAATATGATAAAGAAGGCATATATCATTTTGATCATCAAGAAGTTGACGCATTTTATAAGCAACGTGCCAATATTATTACTGATTATATAATTGCTTTAACAACTTATTTTTCATCTCGTCATTTGATTGTTGGTGCTGATATCTATGCTCCATTTTTAGCTTATCATGTGGGACAAAATACAAAGAAGATAAGTGAAGTCGTGGATTTTATTAAACCCATGATGTATCGATATACAGAAGCTCCAGCAGGTATGCGTTATGAATATCAAGCATATGTTCAGCATTTTGATGATTCCAAATGTTTTAGAGATTACTGGGATGATGATCCTGCTAGTGATGAAAGTATAAAAAAACAGTTAGAATTCTTATCTAATTTACCAACTCATGTTTTTCCTGGTATTGAAATCAATCCGATTGATGGGATATGTTCAACTGACCAATCAAAACTGAAACAAAATCTTGAACTTTTTAAAGATTATTCAATAATCTCATTATGTTGGGATCTTATGCAGATGGATGAAACATTTTTAAATATATTATAA
- a CDS encoding DUF2461 domain-containing protein, producing the protein MADLKKILDYLSKLELNNNREWYHNHKQERLEILQEFENFLQDLIFEIGNFDESILHINPKDITFKMVRDTRFGADKSPYNPVMRAHISAKGKLPIPVGYFISLQPHDGTMLGGGLFASTFKDATSMIRDYILIHGEELDKIVNHSDFQSRFSLLGAKLKKVPRGYDSEHPYGDYLKYKSMFVEEFIADRELHDYQSFVKLAAKEFQYMKPLNDFLNKALIDFQMPER; encoded by the coding sequence ATGGCTGATTTGAAGAAAATTTTAGATTATTTATCTAAATTAGAATTGAATAATAATCGTGAATGGTATCATAATCATAAACAGGAACGATTAGAAATATTACAAGAATTTGAAAATTTTTTACAGGATCTTATTTTTGAAATAGGGAATTTTGATGAAAGTATTCTACATATTAATCCAAAGGATATAACTTTTAAAATGGTAAGAGATACGCGTTTTGGTGCCGATAAATCACCATATAATCCAGTCATGCGGGCACACATATCTGCGAAAGGAAAATTACCAATACCAGTAGGCTATTTTATTTCGCTTCAGCCTCATGATGGAACTATGCTTGGAGGAGGGTTATTTGCAAGTACATTTAAAGATGCAACAAGTATGATAAGAGATTATATTTTAATTCATGGTGAAGAACTTGATAAGATTGTCAATCATTCTGATTTTCAATCAAGATTTTCACTTTTAGGTGCAAAGCTTAAAAAAGTTCCTAGAGGATATGATTCTGAGCATCCTTATGGCGATTATTTAAAATATAAGAGTATGTTTGTTGAAGAGTTTATAGCTGATAGAGAATTGCATGATTATCAATCGTTTGTAAAATTAGCAGCAAAAGAATTTCAATATATGAAGCCTCTTAATGATTTTTTAAATAAGGCACTGATTGATTTTCAGATGCCAGAAAGATAA